In Eriocheir sinensis breed Jianghai 21 unplaced genomic scaffold, ASM2467909v1 Scaffold974, whole genome shotgun sequence, a single genomic region encodes these proteins:
- the LOC126995065 gene encoding uncharacterized protein LOC126995065, with amino-acid sequence MKLASVCIVLVMAAASTLALPGDIGGSGGGYSGGGGGGGGFGGGGGGSGSYGGGGGGGGGYGGGGGYGGSGGGYSGKASGTATINFNLGAPIGGSGGGSGGGYGGGSIGGGSGGGYGGGSIGGGSGGGSGGGYGGGSIGGGSGGGYGGGSIGGGSGGGYGGGSIGGGSGGGYGGGSIGGGSGGGYGGGSIGGGSGGGSGGGYGGGSIGGGHGGGSGGGYGGGSIGGGSGGGYGGGSIGGGHGGGSGGGYGGGSIGGGSGGGSGGGYGGGSIGGGHGGGSGGGYGGGSIGGGHGGGSGGGYGGGSIGGGSGGGYGGGSIGGGSGGGYGGGSIGGGHGGGSGGGFGGGSIGGGSGGGYGGGSIGGGHNGGSGGGYGGGSIGGGSGGGYGGGSIGGGSSGYGR; translated from the coding sequence AAGTTGGCGTCGGTGTGTATAGTGCTGGTGATGGCAGCGGCCTCCACCCTGGCCCTTCCTGGGGATATtggaggcagtggaggaggttacagtggtggcggaggaggtggtggaggcttcggtggtggtggaggaggtagtggaagctacggtggtggtggaggaggtggtggaggctacggtggtggtggaggctacGGTGGTAGTGGAGGCGGTTACAGCGGAAAAGCAAGTGGAACAGCAACCATCAACTTCAATCTCGGAGCTCCAATCGGAGGTTCTGGTGGAGGCTCCGGTGGAGGCTACGGCGGCGGTTCCATCGGTGGAGGCTCCGGTGGTGGCTACGGCGGCGGTTCCATCGGTGGAGGCTCCGGTGGAGGCTCTGGTGGTGGCTACGGCGGTGGTTCCATCGGTGGAGGCTCCGGTGGTGGCTACGGTGGCGGTTCCATCGGTGGAGGCTCCGGTGGTGGCTACGGCGGCGGTTCCATCGGTGGAGGCTCCGGTGGAGGCTACGGCGGCGGTTCCATCGGTGGAGGCTCCGGTGGTGGCTACGGCGGCGGTTCCATCGGTGGAGGCTCCGGTGGAGGCTCCGGTGGTGGCTACGGCGGCGGTTCCATCGGTGGGGGACATGGTGGAGGCTCCGGTGGAGGCTACGGTGGCGGTTCCATCGGTGGAGGCTCCGGTGGAGGCTACGGCGGCGGTTCCATCGGTGGGGGCCATGGTGGAGGCTCCGGTGGAGGCTACGGCGGCGGTTCCATCGGTGGAGGCTCCGGTGGAGGCTCCGGTGGTGGCTATGGCGGCGGTTCCATCGGTGGGGGACATGGTGGAGGCTCCGGTGGAGGCTACGGCGGCGGTTCCATCGGTGGGGGACATGGTGGAGGCTCCGGTGGAGGCTACGGTGGCGGTTCCATCGGTGGAGGCTCCGGTGGAGGCTACGGCGGCGGTTCCATCGGTGGAGGCTCCGGTGGTGGCTACGGCGGTGGTTCCATCGGTGGGGGCCATGGTGGAGGCTCCGGTGGAGGCTTCGGCGGCGGGTCCATCGGTGGGGGCTCCGGTGGAGGCTACGGCGGCGGTTCCATCGGTGGGGGCCATAATGGAGGCTCCGGCGGAGGCTACGGCGGCGGGTCCATCGGTGGAGGCTCCGGTGGTGGCTACGGCGGCGGGTCCATCGGTGGAGGCTCCAGCGGGTATGGTCGCTAG